GCCGCCGTGCAGGTCTTCGGCGAAGACCGTTGTGATGTCGCCGCCGATGATGCCGACGTTGGGAACGGTCTCGAGCTGGTTATTGCGGTAGCGCAGAATGCCATGCTGGGTCGCGATCCAGAGAGTGCCATCGTGATCAAAGACCATTGTCCGGATGCGCTCGTTCTCGTGGCCGGCTGCGCTGCTGATGTTTACGGCGCCTGTCGCCGTCTGATGAATCACGCCGGCGCCATCGGTGCCGATCCAGAGATCGTCTGCCAGACCGGGAAGTACAGCGTTGACGGCGTCGATATTCATCGTTGCCGCGTTTGGCATCGCGAGGCGCTGGAAGGTCTGGCCGTCGAAGGTAGAGACGCCGGAGAAGGTCGCTAGCAGCAGGGTGCCATCGGCTCGCTGCGCGATCATGCGCACGTTGCTTTCAGGCAGGCCGTCCTCTACCTGCCATTCCTGTTTCTGGTACTCAGCAAGGTCAATCGGCGCAGGTGTGGGCGTCGCCTGTGGAAAGGCGCGGGCAGACAGGAGAGCGAGGGTCAGAAGCAACCCAGAGGTACATCGACGAAACATGAATGATGCCTGTTACTACGGCAACATATCTTCGATCAGATCGCAAAACAAATCTTTACGCGACGTTGACCCGAACTTCCTCCTGCGGCAGCAGCAGGGGAACCTCGGGGTGGACAAAGAGCCAGCAGACGCCGCCAATCACGGCGAAGCAGGCGGCGACGGCAAAGGAGACGGTCCAGCCGAAGTTCTGGGCGATCCACGGTGTCAGGGAGGCGGTGACGGCTCCGCCTAACTGGCCGCCCATGTTCACGATCGAAGAGAAGACAGCCGACCGGCGGCCGGCGATGTCATTGGAGGCCGACCAGAACGAGCTCTGCGAGATATAGAGAGCGCCGGCGCCGAAGGCAAGGATGATGCCAGCAACCAGGGGGCTCTTTGCCCGCGAGCCCAGCAGAAGGAAGACGCCGGTCAGGAACAGAGCTCCGGTAGCCAGGTAGCAGCGGCCGATGCGGAGTCCTTTGGTTCCCGAGAGCCAGTCGCTCGCTGCTCCGCCTGCGAGGCAGCAGAGCGTCATCGACAGGAACGGAAGCATGGAGATCTGAGCGCTCGCCTTCAGGTCGACTCCGCGGACCTTCGCCATATAGAGGAAAAACCAGCTGAAGTAGATCCAGGAGACGTAGCCGAAGCAGAAGTATCCCATCATCAGCGCCGGAAGGTCGCGGCGGCCGAAGAGCTGACGCCAGGAGAAGGAGATCGGCTGGCTATTGCTGCCGTTTCCATTGCCGTTGCGAAGATCGCGGTCGAGGCGTGCCGAGAGGCCGACTTCGATCTCCTGCAACTCGGTCATGGAGAGCGAGGGATGTTCATTCGGTGTGTCGCGCGAGACAAACCACCAGACCAGGCCGATGCCTGTGCCGAGGAGGGCGCTGAAGTAGAAGGCCGCGCGCCAGCCGTCATGGGCGATGATCCAGTTAAGGAGCGGGGGAGTGAGGCCGCTGCCCGCGCCTACTCCGGCGAAGATCAGGCCGTTGATGATGCCGCGCTCGCTGACCGGGATCCACTGGGCGACGAACTGGTTAGCTGCCGGATAGACCACGGCTTCTCCGGCGCCGAGGATCAGGCGGATGGCGATCAGGAAGAAGACGGCACCGGGAAGTCCGGTAGGCAGTACGGCCACCATTAGCGTAGCGACGCCCCACCATAAGGTGCCCAGAGTCAGAACGCGGCGCGGCCCAAAGCGGGCGGCCAGCCATCCCGCGGGGATTTGAAATCCTGCATAGCCGATCAGAAAAGCGCTGAAAATGAGTCCTAGCCGCTGGTAACCGAGTCCGAACTCCTCGCTGATCTGAAGTCCGGCGATCGAGATATTGGTGCGGTCAAGGAAGGCAATCGCGCTCAGAGCGAACAGCAGAACTGCAAGAAAAAAGCGAAGCTTATAGACCTTCCCAAAACTGACCATGTGGAGTAACAGCATACGAGCCTCGTGCAATGAACGAAATAGGTCCAATGTCTTACGTTAATGCGGGGCAAACCACCCATGACAATCACATGAAACGGAGAGAACAATCGTGGAATTCCATATACAGGCGGTAAAGGCTTTGCGGAACAAGTTTCTGGTTCAATCGGTGCTTCTGCTGGCGTCCTGCGTTGCGGTGGCAAACGCTCAGCACTACGACCTCATTGTGCAGCACGGTCATGTCATCGATCCGAAGAACGGCATCGACGGAGTGATGGACGTTGCGGTGCTGGATGGAAAGATTGCCAAGGTAGCCAAATCCATCGCTGCCTCTGAAGCGGTGAAGGCCGTGGATGCGACGGGCCTTTACGTTACGCCCGGTCTGATCGATATCCACGCGCACGTGTATGCGGGGACCGGTGAGCGCAACTCGTATGCAGGCGACAACAGTCTTTATCCTGACGGCTATACCTTCCGCGTCGGCGTTACGACCGTGGTGGATGCGGGCAGTTCCGGATGGCGATCTTTTGAGGACTTCAAAGATCGCGTTATTGACCGCTCCCACACCCGCATCCTGGCCATGCTGAATATCGTCGGCGCCGGCATGCGTGGCGCCAAGTACGAGCAGAATCTTGACGACATGGACGGCGAGGCTACCGGAAAGATGGCGCTGAAGTATCCGGGTCTGATCGTCGGTATCAAGAGCGCTCACTTTGAAGGACCTGAGTGGAAGCCATATGAACAGGCAGTCATTGCCGGCAATATTGCGAAGGTTCCCGTGATGATCGATTACGGTTCCAACCGCAAGGAGCGGCCGCTGTACGACCTGCTCTCGAAGGTGCTACGTCCGGGCGATATCTATACCCATATGTACTCCGGCCTGCGCGGTGAGCAGGATGCCACGACCGGCAAGACGAGCGAAGCCCTCAAGATCGGCCGTAAGCGTGGCATCTACTTCGATGTGGGTCACGGTGGCGGAAGCTTCAACTGGACGGTTGCAGCGCCGCTCGTGAAGGAAGGGTTCATTCCGGACTCCATCTCGACGGACATTCACATCACCAGCATGAATGCCGGCATGAAAGACCAGTTGAACGTTGCCAGCAAGATGATGACGCTGGGCCTCTCGCTGCAGGAGGTCGTCAAAGAGATGACCTCAAATCCGGCCAAGGAGATTCAGCATCCTGAGCTTGGCAATCTCACAGAAGGCTCGCCTGCTGATATTGCAGTGCTGCGCCTGGAGACTGGGAAGTTCGGCTTTGTCGATATGAACAATACGGTCTATCCGGGCACGAAAAAACTTGCCTGCGAGCTTACCGTTCATGACGGCAAGGTCGTGTATGACCTGAACGGCCTGTCGGCCGATCCATGGGATGGAAAAGTTGTTACTCCGGCGCAGGCGAAGCGCTTTACCACGATGCACGTTCGTCCGGAGAAGCCTTCCGTAGCCCATTGAGTATGTACGGGCAGTAGGTCAAACGTCCTAGTTATAGCCCTGTCATCAGGCTGATGACAGGGCTATAGCAAAAGGCACATTGTTGTTGTCACAAATCTCTAAAAAGTAAGTAAAACCTGTCGGCAAGAGACGGGGACAAGAGAAATACCAGAAGGACCGATTTTTCGGGATTTGGTTTTTTGGATATGAAATTTAGCTTTCAGGAGGCACTGCGTGAGGAAGTCACTGTTGTTGCTTGTTGTTTTGCTGTTCGTGGGAAGTTTTGCGTCTGCACAGGTATCTAACAACACTCAACTTGTTGGTACCATTACCGATCCGAGCGGCGGAGTTGTTTCCGGCGCGAAGATCACTGCGACCAATACTGGCACCCAGGTTCAGTATGAGGGAACCACCAACGCGGAGGGTTACTACACCATTCCGTTCGTCGCTCCTGGAACCTACGACATCACCGTAGAGCAATCGGGCTTTGCGAAGACGGTCAGCAAGGGTGCGATTGTCATCCTGAACCAGTCGGCTCGTACGGACATTACGCTGAAGGTCGGCGATGTCGCGAGCGTGGTCCAGGTCACCGCCGATACTCCGGCGCTTTCCACCGACGATGCGCTGATCGGTGACACCGTGGAGCGGGCGAAGGTAGAGAACCTGCCGATGAACACCCGCCGCGTCATGGACCTGGCGACGACAGCTTCGAACGTAATCATCGGACCCAAGACATCGTTCACCGGCGTGCCTCCGGGCGCGAACTACATCGGCGCCGGTACCCGTGAGGTGGCCAACTCGCTGACGCTCGACGGTATCACGATCATGAACTCGCTGATCTCGTCGTCTCCTGTGACACCAAATCCTGACGCTATCTCGGCGGTTCAGGTACAGAGCGGTAACTATACCGCCCAGTACGGCGCCTACATGGGTATCCACATCAACTCGGATACGAAGTCCGGTACAAATTCGATTCACGGCACGGTGTACGACTACATCCAGAACGACTACTTCAACGCCAAGCCCTGGCTTGCTGCCAAGGGATTGCGTACGCCTTTCATGCGTTTCAATCAGTTCGGTGGCGTGGTCAGCGGACCTGTGGTGATTCCGTTCCTCTATAACGGCCGCGATAAGACCTTCTTCATGGGGTCATACGAAGGCCTGCGTCAGTATCAGCAGATCTCCAGCGTTACAACGGTTCCCACGCTGAAGATGCGCACGGGAGATTTTTCTGAGCTGCTGCCCAGCCTGCAGCTCTATAACCCGACGAACCGTACGACGCCCTATGCGAACAATCAGCTTCCTGTGTCTGCCGTTGCGGCAAAGCTGATGCAGTATTATCCGAATCCTACGAATTCGGCGCTCACCAACAACTTCAATAGCTATGTGCCTCTCACCATTGAGCAGAACCAGACACTCAACCGTGTGGATCACAATATCGGCCAGAACGTGCGTCTGTTTGGCCGCTTCCTCTGGCAGAAGTTGACCTATGTCAATGGCAACGCCGTCGCCACTTCGTCAGCCTACTCGCCGACGTCGGACCGCAATGGCGTGATCGGTTACACGCACATCATTACGCCGACATTTATCAACGATCTGCGTGTCGGTTTCAACACGCTGACCAGCGATGTAAACAACCAGTTCGCACAGAACGGACAGACGAGCGCCGGCTCAGCGCTTGGAATCCCCGGTTTCACGGCCGACGTCGATAACAATAACCCCGGTATTCCTACGATGACGGTGACCGGCTACGCCGGTCTCGGTTCTTCCGGTTCCAACTGGAAGCAGGACGACCGCACCGTTCATGCCTACGACCAGATCAGCTGGACCAAGGGGCGGCACACCATTATGGCGGGCGCCGATATCCGTCGCATGACGATCGGCCGCGCGGCGCAGAATGATCCTCGCGGAAACTTCACGTTCAGCGGTCGTTACAGCACGCAGTGTGTGGCGACAACAGATCCGACGAAGCCGTGCGCGAACGCAGTTTCGGGCAATGGTCTGGCTGACATGGTGTTAGGCTACGCG
This genomic window from Terriglobus albidus contains:
- a CDS encoding TonB-dependent receptor, yielding MRKSLLLLVVLLFVGSFASAQVSNNTQLVGTITDPSGGVVSGAKITATNTGTQVQYEGTTNAEGYYTIPFVAPGTYDITVEQSGFAKTVSKGAIVILNQSARTDITLKVGDVASVVQVTADTPALSTDDALIGDTVERAKVENLPMNTRRVMDLATTASNVIIGPKTSFTGVPPGANYIGAGTREVANSLTLDGITIMNSLISSSPVTPNPDAISAVQVQSGNYTAQYGAYMGIHINSDTKSGTNSIHGTVYDYIQNDYFNAKPWLAAKGLRTPFMRFNQFGGVVSGPVVIPFLYNGRDKTFFMGSYEGLRQYQQISSVTTVPTLKMRTGDFSELLPSLQLYNPTNRTTPYANNQLPVSAVAAKLMQYYPNPTNSALTNNFNSYVPLTIEQNQTLNRVDHNIGQNVRLFGRFLWQKLTYVNGNAVATSSAYSPTSDRNGVIGYTHIITPTFINDLRVGFNTLTSDVNNQFAQNGQTSAGSALGIPGFTADVDNNNPGIPTMTVTGYAGLGSSGSNWKQDDRTVHAYDQISWTKGRHTIMAGADIRRMTIGRAAQNDPRGNFTFSGRYSTQCVATTDPTKPCANAVSGNGLADMVLGYAASIVTPTFQLKGSVGSWRNGYFVQDNWQVTPKLTLLYGMRYEQPTIPYSLNGYARILNSTYTALIPSSTATTGTAFTPTPGFQFTGANNNLWAPRLGFAYRATDKIVVRGGGGIYYNPNHLNAFTLASGNYPLANSTTYTADTYFSNKTFSNPSGGAAGAGGCNPNVAATYCNAFTDAASLPTPRMYQWNLDSGVELWKDAAFELQYLGSRSIHLDFSWQPNTPTPGPGTINSSRRPYQGFGTIRQITNGGWSTYNGLTSIFRQRLNHGLTANLSYTWAHNLDTSNDANGGGYLMNPYNIKADYGNSNWDIRHRFVGTLLYQFPNFAGHNYAVRTALGGWQANAIVTLQTGMPFNVGLSSDVANTGTSGIQRPNFVKRVANSCSGDFVVKNGTSASCLDATAYATPASFTYGNLHRNDAKGAGRELVNFSMFKNFQVYERLQFQFRAEAFNVLNHANPSNPNSSGNPQLGTASFGTITSTQTDPRVLQLVGKINF
- a CDS encoding amidohydrolase/deacetylase family metallohydrolase; translated protein: MEFHIQAVKALRNKFLVQSVLLLASCVAVANAQHYDLIVQHGHVIDPKNGIDGVMDVAVLDGKIAKVAKSIAASEAVKAVDATGLYVTPGLIDIHAHVYAGTGERNSYAGDNSLYPDGYTFRVGVTTVVDAGSSGWRSFEDFKDRVIDRSHTRILAMLNIVGAGMRGAKYEQNLDDMDGEATGKMALKYPGLIVGIKSAHFEGPEWKPYEQAVIAGNIAKVPVMIDYGSNRKERPLYDLLSKVLRPGDIYTHMYSGLRGEQDATTGKTSEALKIGRKRGIYFDVGHGGGSFNWTVAAPLVKEGFIPDSISTDIHITSMNAGMKDQLNVASKMMTLGLSLQEVVKEMTSNPAKEIQHPELGNLTEGSPADIAVLRLETGKFGFVDMNNTVYPGTKKLACELTVHDGKVVYDLNGLSADPWDGKVVTPAQAKRFTTMHVRPEKPSVAH
- a CDS encoding MFS transporter; this translates as MLLLHMVSFGKVYKLRFFLAVLLFALSAIAFLDRTNISIAGLQISEEFGLGYQRLGLIFSAFLIGYAGFQIPAGWLAARFGPRRVLTLGTLWWGVATLMVAVLPTGLPGAVFFLIAIRLILGAGEAVVYPAANQFVAQWIPVSERGIINGLIFAGVGAGSGLTPPLLNWIIAHDGWRAAFYFSALLGTGIGLVWWFVSRDTPNEHPSLSMTELQEIEVGLSARLDRDLRNGNGNGSNSQPISFSWRQLFGRRDLPALMMGYFCFGYVSWIYFSWFFLYMAKVRGVDLKASAQISMLPFLSMTLCCLAGGAASDWLSGTKGLRIGRCYLATGALFLTGVFLLLGSRAKSPLVAGIILAFGAGALYISQSSFWSASNDIAGRRSAVFSSIVNMGGQLGGAVTASLTPWIAQNFGWTVSFAVAACFAVIGGVCWLFVHPEVPLLLPQEEVRVNVA